The genomic stretch GGCCAGCAAGGTTGAGGTGTTACGTCTTGAGCGACAAAAAAATGAGCTTGAGAATAAAATTACCGAGATGAAAAACCAGTATTACGTTCGCGCCCGCGAAGAGCTGGCGAAAGCCAACGCGGAGATAGAAGCCCAGCGTTCGGTGATGAAGGGGCGTGAGGACTCCCTGACCCGTCTGACCTTCAATGCCCCGGTTCGCGGGATCGTGAAGGATATTGACGTCACCACCGTGGGAGGTGTTATCCCGCCGAACGGCAAGCTGATGAGCCTGGTCCCGCTGGACGATCAGATGGTGGTCGAAGCGAAAATCTCGCCACGAGATGTGGCGTTTATCCATCCCGGCCAGAAAGCGCTGGTGAAATTTACGGCCTATGACTATTCCATTTATGGCGGGCTGGAAGGGGAAGTGACCATGATTTCTCCGGACACCCTGCAGGATGAGGTGAAAAGGGATGTTTACTACTACCGCGTCTATATCCGTACCGACAGTAACCATCTGACCAATAAGCACGGCCAGGAATTTCCGGTCTTTCCGGGCATGATTGCCACCGTTGATATTAAAACCGGCAGTAAAACCATCCTGGATTATCTGCTGAAGCCGCTGAACAAGGCGAAAGAGGCGCTGCGCGAAAGATAAGAGAGTGGCGTTCGGGATCCCGAACGCCACATTAATTATACCGTTGACGCCACGTTGTTAAGGTGGCGTCGTTCTTTAGGCACCACGTTGATGTAATGCGTGACATACGCAAAATATAAACCGGCATAGTTTTCCACCAGTTCGATAAAGGCCGGATAGATCGACATTTTTCCATCACCCCGATCTTTAAGATAGCCCGCCTCTTGCGCCGTTTTAATAATTCGGTTGACGTGGATGCGCGAAACGAAAAATTCTTTTGCGAGCGTGCTCGCTGAATAGTCAATGACGGCTCCGTGGGCGGATTTATTTTTCATGGCCTGCAAATAGATATAAAGCATAATCATTCGCCCTCCATCTTTATCAATAAACAACCCCACTTCAGGTAGCACCTTTCGGAACGTTAATCCCCGAAAAAGATATTCAGCCGCGCGGCGGAAGAAGTTGTTTCTCAAAATATCATTATCCAGCAGGTTTACATTAATATTAAAAGTCGGATAAAGAATGCTGACGGGCAAAAATGCCCCGGTCATATAACGCTTAAGTTCATTGAGACCTTTTTCAGTTGGCGCGATTCTCGTTTTGCGTCGGTCTTCCGTGCAGCGCCAGGTACTGATGCGTCCGGTAGTTCTCAGTATTGTAATGATCGCAATAACGCTGTTGGGGCTGGCTATTTTATAGCGAGAGCATAACTCTTTAATCTCTGAAACTGATTCGGCCTGATTTCCAAAAATAAAACAACACATGGAGAGGATAATGTTGAACCGGGATTCCTGCAGCATTGTCTTGTAGAACAAAGGTTGTTTTTTGTAGATGGTGTCATTAATTGTGTAGTGCTCTAAAATTGCCTCACCGAATCGCGGATTGCTCTTTATAACATCCCTTCGATGTAGCAAGGCCCTGGATGAGATGTGATTATCCATAGCATTTTTTCTCGTATTTGAATGAACCGATAGATGAAGTATCCAGTCTTCTTTTTCGGAATTTTCATTATACCCTGAGAATAAGATGTTTGCCGTTGTTATTTGCAAAGAAAAGTATATTTAAACGACGGTGATTAACGCAAAGATGTTCCTCTGAGTTCAGCTGATAACTGTTTCTTACCCTGAGGCTGTACTGTAAAATTAATGTTTATAACAGGTGCGTTAAATTTTACGCATTCACAAATGGAAATGGCGCCTTAGTGCCCAGGAGCAGTTTATGACCCACAACATTTCTCTCAGAAATAGGGTGTGCGATGAACAAAAGTTTGTCATCTCAGCCTGCGGTTTTACGTTCCAGGGATATCGTCTGTTCCTTAACCAGTACGGAATACAGGCTTCGCATATTCATTTTGATGGGGATGAGGCATCGCAACAGGATATGGAAAATATCCTTATAAATCAGAATGCTCATGTTGTGGTGTTTCTCGGAAAAGGTATCTTAAGTCTCCTGGAGAGCCTGAAGCGACTGGCGTCCGTGCTCAATGCGTTGCCCGTTATTCGACGCGTCACGCTGTATGGCGACATACCGGATGGCTGGCTATATCGCACCCTGGGCAGTCTTTTAAATAATAGTTATCAATTATCATTGATTCGACTAGCCCGCGTTTCGGATGTCGTCACTGGTTCTCATACGCACCATCATGTATTTAAGGAACGTTCGTACTTATTACGCGATCGCTACAGGGATAATTCTTCGCAAGACAACGTCAAGTGGCTAACAAAAAGAGAGATTGACGTTTTATTAAATTTCTACCGCGGCATGTCCGTAAAAGAAATGTGCGATGAAATGGGATTATCTAATAAAACGGTTTATACCCACCGTAAGGAAGGCGTGCTGAAATTACGCTTAATTAAGCGGTGGTTACACGATTCGCATAATTTCAATGCGGAAAGAAGTATCAAGCGGCGAAGTCAAAATACGGAGTTTACGGATAAGGAAGCAGAGATTTTTAATGCATTATATAAAAAAGAGATCTTCCCTGCTTATCAGATTATTACCGATCGTGACAAAAAAGGCGTAGGCTTTGAGATACTGATCCGCTGGAATAAAAACGGTAAAATTGTCAAGCCGGCCAGTTTTCTCACGGATATTTCAAACCATGAGATATGGTTAAAAATAACGGCGTTAGTCATCCATGCCGCCGTGTCCGGGATTAATAAGTATAACGGTAAATACTATTTTTCTGTGAATATTCCGCCTCGCCTTGCTTCCGGGAATGCATTGCCTGATATGGCAAAGAAAGCTATCGACATGCTGCTCAAACCGCAGTGGGCCGAGAAGCT from Enterobacter dykesii encodes the following:
- a CDS encoding HlyD family type I secretion periplasmic adaptor subunit; this translates as MNDLSRFNSRLKEPRLPRSSLVAWSLFALLAAFIIWASLFQLDEVTTGSGKVIPSSHEQVIQSLEGGIIHSLLVREGDIVERGQQLAQLDRTKTESSVLESESRLNAALATAARLKAEVNDTELAFPDELDDDVELVKQETALYQSRRESLEKGLAGLRQGAELVQRELSLTRPLVTQGAASKVEVLRLERQKNELENKITEMKNQYYVRAREELAKANAEIEAQRSVMKGREDSLTRLTFNAPVRGIVKDIDVTTVGGVIPPNGKLMSLVPLDDQMVVEAKISPRDVAFIHPGQKALVKFTAYDYSIYGGLEGEVTMISPDTLQDEVKRDVYYYRVYIRTDSNHLTNKHGQEFPVFPGMIATVDIKTGSKTILDYLLKPLNKAKEALRER
- a CDS encoding MarR family transcriptional regulator, whose translation is MDNHISSRALLHRRDVIKSNPRFGEAILEHYTINDTIYKKQPLFYKTMLQESRFNIILSMCCFIFGNQAESVSEIKELCSRYKIASPNSVIAIITILRTTGRISTWRCTEDRRKTRIAPTEKGLNELKRYMTGAFLPVSILYPTFNINVNLLDNDILRNNFFRRAAEYLFRGLTFRKVLPEVGLFIDKDGGRMIMLYIYLQAMKNKSAHGAVIDYSASTLAKEFFVSRIHVNRIIKTAQEAGYLKDRGDGKMSIYPAFIELVENYAGLYFAYVTHYINVVPKERRHLNNVASTV
- a CDS encoding EAL domain-containing protein; the protein is MTHNISLRNRVCDEQKFVISACGFTFQGYRLFLNQYGIQASHIHFDGDEASQQDMENILINQNAHVVVFLGKGILSLLESLKRLASVLNALPVIRRVTLYGDIPDGWLYRTLGSLLNNSYQLSLIRLARVSDVVTGSHTHHHVFKERSYLLRDRYRDNSSQDNVKWLTKREIDVLLNFYRGMSVKEMCDEMGLSNKTVYTHRKEGVLKLRLIKRWLHDSHNFNAERSIKRRSQNTEFTDKEAEIFNALYKKEIFPAYQIITDRDKKGVGFEILIRWNKNGKIVKPASFLTDISNHEIWLKITALVIHAAVSGINKYNGKYYFSVNIPPRLASGNALPDMAKKAIDMLLKPQWAEKLVFEFAEDIDVTKDKGIPETMRHLRNTGCRLFLDDCFSNHQTMFPVRQVHFDGLKLDRDIVEHFVANDNDYNLIKAIQIYSDMTGTDCIAEGVDSEEKFEKLVALGVKNFQGYYLSRAVKEDELDRMVRIFS